Sequence from the Erythrolamprus reginae isolate rEryReg1 chromosome Z, rEryReg1.hap1, whole genome shotgun sequence genome:
tgaaaaaaatcaagtggcttatcagcatgattggggtgtaatgtgtttaagtgacgctttAATttattggcttcatgctgtccactgccaacatttttaggcacagtaaacataccggtttttcctcatctcccaccatagtgACAGTGACGCCAAGCACTACATATGCCTTGTGATAGAATGGtccatgcctggaattcactaccagactctgttgtttctttcccccatctcaaaatcttcaaccttacattatctacgatCGACCTCTCCACTTTTtgaagaggcctgtaaggggcgtgcataagtgcacctttgtgcctaccgtccctgtcctactgtctttttatcctttctaccACTACTTTCTGCTTATGTTGTGTAAATACAtaccgtttccccgaaaataagacgtatccCAAAAGTAaggtcagaggttttgcagaatttgctaatataaggcaccccccgaaaataaggcgtagtcaggtttacatacggtacggtggaaaaacatacagtactattcaaagctgttcatagcagtaccgtaataatgtggcgtcccctgctggccccttccatcgctttgtgccgtccagtacagcagacacagtctgctgctgtctcaccgccattacagtctccactacagtagattgtagttcctctggtggccggaagctgcaatagcgggagtatactgttgtaccatataagtgccgttgtttgtgtgtgtgtgtgccatacttataggtaccgtaccgtaatcagtgtaccgtacagtacactttcttagGGGGTGTcaacttttctgcctgtgaatttgtcttatttgagaaatataaggcaccccccgaaaataagacgtagcacaacttttggagcaaaaattaatataagacagtgttttattttcggggaaacacggtacagtactataatactatacttgtttgacaaatagataaataaatagaaaataaataaaaataaaataaatcttagctTTCAAGAGACttgtatttatttcattatctccgtctctctcctcctttcttttcatccctgttagatatttttccatggtgtctcttaaggtttgttatatgcaattcatatctcctgctctttgCTGTGTTCtcttgttcggtgcaaaaaactcCCCTACTCCCTGTGCCAAAAAGAACATTCCCTGGTGTCACGCAGCCCCCCACCCCGTATTGCTTCTCACCCTGCCCTGGggacccgccccactatttgagaaacactggcttaaatcaTGGGACTTGATTACTGGGCCTCCACTTAAAAATAGTGCAATTATTTCCTGCAGCTTCTATACTGGCCATTTTAAGATGCCAATGACTAGATGATGAGATGTTCCAATGTTCCACAATTGCTTTTATGATATTGCTTGTTTTTGCTCATGTCTGAAAGGATGTTCCTTGTGGGGGATAATAAAGAATAACCATTTGTATCATCCCATTAAGACATCTGGCTAAGATGACCTACAACCCACCAAACTGAACACTGTTACCAACATTTCTCCCGTTCACTTGTGCTGATTGGAGGCCCTGGGAATTGCATTTAAGAACAACAGGAGGCTACATGTTCCACCATAATCCCAAGATCTTCCTGCAAAATGGTGCAATGTACATTCCAAATAGATGTGCAAGGTGGTTAAGCAAGATAAGATAGATGACTGGAAGATACATGACTGGAAGTTTCCATCATCTGCACGCTTAATATATTATTCTCTTTGTTTGTTCTTTGTTTATTCATGTCTGGTCCTGTtcctaaaaaataagaaaatctgGTAAATGTGACCAAGTATTGTCATCTTAGTTGGTggcttaggtcagtgtttcccaaccttggcaacttggagatatctggacttcaactcccagaattccccagccagcatttgctggctggggaattctgggagttgaagtccaaatatcttcaagttgccaaggttgggaaacactggcttaggtcCCCATTGAATACTTGATACTTAATTATTTGAGCAGGACCAAGGGCTACACTGAATGGAAATATCACAAAAAAGTGGTCTGGGATCCTCttggtatttattttagatacagtatttagtgTTAAATGCTTCAGTGTTGACATAATTTAAATAAGAGTTCTCCTCTCTTGGATCTTAGGTTCTTCATAGGGAGCAAACTGCCTCTTGCTAACAAATTATTGTGTGGGCCTTTGTACCATTGCAGAAACAGGTGCAATAAATCACAGCTAATCTAAATTCCCCAACTTCGTACAGGTCAAGGCGTTCCTTCATAATCCAAGGCACGGGCTGGTGCCTCAGCTTCCTCCTCACAATTTATGAAAGGAATGTAGTGGCGAACTCATACTCCCCTCCGCCCTGCCCGAGACAAGAGCTGGGTCCTAGATTTCGCCGATTATCCACCCCTTCACTCGGAATGCCTTCCAGAACGAGTCCGAACCTTAGCTCTTCTCAAACTCCGGTTTCGACTTAACGTTTTTGGTCCTGCGCCTCAGAACTTTgaattccctttttttaaaaggccGTGTTTTAAACACGTCCCATCTTACTCCGAAAATTCTTCCTCATTCCAGAAGGCTGACTGGTTTCCTGCAGGTCAGAACTCTGTTTCTGCGGCTATATGTGGTCGCAAATATATCGTAAGGAATTTGGAGATTCCGCCAGCTAAAGTGAACGTGCCTTCTTCTCTAGAAAGTGAGAAGTTGCGTTTAACTCAATTTGCTTGGGTTTCCCCCCCGCGGCCCCTTCTTTTTCACCTTAAGAGTGTTTGTACGAACGCAGACACCCTGGCTAATTTGTAACACACGGGGACGTGTCATGGGAACCCTGCAACTTGGGCTAATCTGACTGAAACAAGGGTTCTCTCCGGATGTGTCGTGTAAAAGCGTCGTAGAGACGCCACGTGGGCGCCTCTAGGTCTAGTTTAAGACGGCCAGCTCCATAGTTCAGAAGATCTTACGTAAACCACGTGTTTTGCGAGGAATCGGAATGAAAGTGTTGCACTATATAACCTCGTCCATTCTGATTTCATCCTCTCAGGCAAAAACCTCTCCAACTTAGCCATACCTTCCATTACTAAACGACTGTAGCTTTGCGCTCATCGCAGCAAGACAAGCATCTTGGGCGCAGCGTGCGGGGTGCGCGCTgagctcagcccccccccccgcccagctcCTGACTGGTCCACCTCAGGGCGGGGAAGGAGCGCTGGCCCGAACGATCTTGTTCCGGACGTGGGACCTCCCCGTAGCGGCTCCCGCTGGCCAAATAGGGAAGCGGACTGCCAGCAATCTCAGAGCTTCGCTCCTCGGAGGGCCCACCCTGGATCTCTCTGCCATATTTCGGGGGGTTCGGAGGATGCCTGCTGCGACTGCCTGGGGAGACTTTTGAGTGTTTTTGGGTCCGATTCCCTCCCTTACAAGGAAGCGAACAACTTTTGCCAAGCAGGATGAATCCCAGCGAAGGTGCGGCGCCCCTGGAGAAATACAAGCTGGTAGTGGtcggtggaggcggcgtgggcaAGAGCGCCCTAACGATTCAATTCATCCAGGTAACTCGGGAAAGGCGCCGAAGGGCAGGGCAGGATGGGCTCAACAAACGTTGTCGGTGTGTTTTCCTGCTGAGTGGGAAAATGAAAGTTTCCTTAGGACTTTGTCCATTGCTGTAAATGTGTATATGTAAGTTCTGCTGAAACGACTGGAACTTTTCCAACTTAAATGCGCATAAGTTGATGGACTTATTTGAGCAACTTTGCTTGCCAACTATGCCTATTTAGGAATAAATATACCTCAGAAAAACATGACACCagcatatacttttaaaaaaacagactgCCTTTAGTCTGGCGCCTTTCCGATGCCCCGCAGCTATAATTCCATCATTTTGAGGTATTGTGAGAGAGTGATGCAATTTCTCATTCAGGTTGGGAATCTTGCAGCCGATCATCTCCATTTTGCTCATGCTCCTCACCTTCAAAAGGCAGGCtgaatttggggggtggggaaagaTTACAGCAAGGAAAAGCAAGGGATGTAAAAGGAGTCTGAATCTGTGGCTTGCATTCAGCGTAGGGGAGAAACGAATTAGGTTTATTTGGGAGTACATAAGATGGTCGATGGCAAAATTTTCCTTTCAGTTATAGTTTCCTgacattttagaatagaattctttattggccaagtgtgattggacacacaaggaatttgtcttttagtTACTCTACTTAGGAATTTAAGGGTTAATGAAAACTTAGATGTACTTGAATAGCTAGTTGGGATCAGATCTGGTTAGACTTTGGGTGAGAGACTACAAGGAAACCCCAGGATTATAAACTGGACTAGGAACTAGAACATCCTAGAAGGAGGTAAGGGCAAACTGCTTCTATAATGCTTCTAAGAAAAGGAAACTGCTCTTTTAACTCAGAAaggacattatatatatatatatgttacatgGTAGTCAACCATAGCTCTCTGATATCACCATCATTATGGTGATTCTTTTATCCTGCCTTCATATTTGGTCAAAGTGGTAAAGATAGCTAATATTcctgcctcctattttccccacaacaaccaccctgtgaggtgggttggactggaagagAGCAACTatcccaaaatcacccagttgaCTTTCATGGTTCATGAAGGTCTAGAACTCACAGGCCAGCACACTAACCATTAACCAGACTGTCCCTCCGTCTAAAGCAGTGCTTTTCAGTAATGGCAACTTGTAGATGGATTCCTCAGCAGCATGCATGGAATTGATAGCAGAGGGCTGAGTAAAAGCTCGTGCCAGAGATATTAATTTTTCATGAGCAAAATTTGAAAAATGGATTTCCATTTATCTCTGCCACCCTTGaaacccttttctctttcttcctctgctTTGTTTTAGTCTTACTTTGTTTCTGACTATGACCCCACAATTGAAGACTCATACACAAAAATCTGCAATATTGATGGTATCTCAACTCGGCTGGACAGTGAGTATCAGTGGATTGTTATTCTAGAGAGATTTTATGTGTGCTCTGTGCAAATGAATATATAAGTGGTTCCTTAGATTCCTATGGTAATAatcccaaattttattttgtcaagtgatgatttattaattgaattttgccccattttatccgATTTCACAACCTTCCTTTCTACAGATGTTAAGTTAACTTTGTAACAGGTTTAAGTGAATTtaatttccccattgattttgcttgtcagaaggtcaccaaaggTGATATTattacatgactctgggacactgcaactgttataaatatcAACCAGTTGCCaaattgtctgaattttgatcacataaccatgtGGAGGATGCAATGGtcgtaagcatagttccctctaagctgagcaatgagcaatcgctcacttaaaaatcatcatcaactcagagttttccaaacctgcccagaagccgagagggaaagagtgagagggaaggagagagagaggaagagaggaagagagagaaacagatagaaaaaagagaggaaggaaaagagaaagaaaaagaatgggagtaaggaagagagaaagaaaatcaaaatctagtttgaaactagctcaactatttaagtggcattttaatattgatagagttgccctattatgagctcactgttatagacacacggtacagtattttattttgaaattctctgaggcaaaacagggtggggttttttttgtttgtttatttatttattaattatttctgtgccgcccagtcccgaagggactgccgctcagacactatacttttccgcccacctcccaaaaaaattagagggaacactggtcgtaagtgtgaaaaaatggccagaagtcacttttcagtgctattgtaacttagaATAGTCACTAAAAGAATGGTAATAAGTCAAGGACTCACTTGTATGGAGGAGTGGAGAACTCCAAGGGAGAGTGGTCTCTACATGTTATGTTTCATCCGTAGGTATTATTTCCATCCCAATGTGGGTTCCTTCATGACTGCAATTCTCAAATTTTAATCTTTCCTTGCTATAGAGGAAAATAAGGCAAGAATCAGAGGAGGGAAGCTAGTAGAGAATGCCCCAGCAAATAAACTGGGAAAGAAAAGGTTCATTGCATAAATCAGTGCTTTCCAATTTTGCCTTCTAGATTTTctgtgctaccctgtttccccgatagtaagacacccccgattgtaagacgtatcgggggtttcaggggggtcggctaatataagccgtaccccgaaagtaagacatatgtcttactttcggggaaacacgggggtattgccgggggggagcccgatgacattgcttccaagttccccgcgcacccctcgccttcgcctcgccgcggcgccaccgcctcttccccggcttggcaaagcgaaggacagcgctggtccaaagcgagctgagtgggcggcggcttgcagcgaaggcgctcgtcccagcaaccgagtcctgccgaggctcggctgcaagcggccagcgaggccgaccggctccgaggcgagcggccggagctgcgccttccttcgcccgcctcctttccggcaggcaggtggggctgcccaactgcgcagagcggctcctcccctccagacacacgcttccccgacacacgtctgtggctccacgcatgcacgccgcttggagccctgaggttgaacttggaaaagggctcacgaggctcctgtcccgcggctgcccttctggactcttgggagatgccttcgggaatgctaccctttcaatttttttccaatgtaagacataccccgaaagtaagacgtagtggggcttttgggggtaaaaagaaagtaagacactgtcttactttcggggaaacataaCTTCCACTATTCCCAGCCAACCATATTGATTGGTTATTTGTCCAAGGCATTTTAGGGATATCAGTTTGGAGAAGACGGAAATAAGCAAATGGGTTTCAGGAACCAGATGCTGTGAAACTGAGCCTGTTATTAAAATCAGTCCTGTTTGCAGAATCCTTACTGCTATAAACTTACAACAAATTAttcatgagtttgacatccaatTGAAAGTAATCTTAATTATGTGGACATATTACTGGGGGGACTTCTTGGTTGTAGGAGACCataaaataaacatgaaagcAATGTATAGTCAGCTAGCATAGAGAATCTGTACTTGAGTTGGTGATGCTTGGAGATTAATGGATGTAGCctattcatattttcttttttggaaAGAAAACTTTCTCTGTTTAAAACCTGCAACAAAAACTGTTTTTGACAATGCTACTAGAACTTCAGTTGAATCTGTTGCTGGAACATGACTTGAGCATCTTCCAGACTAACAAAAAAATGTCCTAACAGGTGACAGCACCTGTAAGGAAAGTTGGAGAGTTATTCttttaatgtacagtgttccctcgatttttgcgggttcgaacttcgcaaaaagtctataccacggtttttcaaaaatattaattaaaaaatacttcgtgggttttttctctataccacggttttcctcGCCTGATGACgtcacatgtcatcgccaaactttcgtctgcctttaataaatattttttttaataaactttaataaataaacatggtgagtaataatctaaatggttgctaaaggaatgggaaattgcaatttaggggtttaaagtgttaagggaaggcttgtgatactgttcatagccaaaaatagtgtatttacttccacatctctacttcgcggaaattcgactttcgctggcagtctcggaacacatcccctgtgaaaatcaagggaacactgtactgtgtagTCCACTGTATAtaccaaaattcaaaaaaattatcaGAGGAATGTTGGTACATTCCTGTGAAGTGGAGGCTCTTGAAATGCTATCAAAGGAAGTGATTGTAGCAGGAAGCTTTTTACTGAAGGATGCCATAACATCTGAAACATGTCATTGTGACTAAGATGGGAACAGGCAACCTGACATTCTGTGTACATTATAATGTACTACTTTCTTGGCTGCTTCTGGAGTTATAATTCAGGACAGCTAAATGGCGCCTGGTTCTATATCACCACACTAAACTGTCTCATTTCCTTTTCTATACGTTTCATACTCGGATTGATTGGGATATaatctattttctttccttctcaatTTTCACCTGTCAGTTCTGGACACTGCTGGTCAAGAAGAGTTTGGAGCTATGCGAGAACAATACATGCGCACAGGAGAAGGTTTCCTCCTTGTCTATGCTGTCAATGACCGGGGCAGGTGAGATCAAAGCTGAAGCATTTACATGGAATGGGGAAACAAATCTTCATTAGAACTAAAGTGTGTGTGTCATTGGTTGGGTGAGACTTTGATTGAAGATATTTGAGGTCAggattttctcattttctttctctttgctctTTGTGcagtatttttacaaaaaaatgcaaaaagatcaTCTGAAGCTTATGGCATGCAGATTGTTCAGTCTAATGGGCCAGAGAAAGGCAGGGTGACATGTAAAAGTTTCTAAAGTGTTTCCTGGCTTTTCCTTCCtgcattaaattttaaaaattggcaatACTGGGGTTATTTGGTGAAAAAATATCTTCGgtagtttaaatcagtgtttcccaaccttgggaacttaaagatatctggacttcaactcccagaattccccagccaacactgGTTTAAAGTACAGTTAGTCATGTTTATATTTCCTAAAGCTGTTATTAAAGCAATTACAAAAAATAGTGCTAGACCCAATAAGCTTTATAGTGTCTGGGCAGTGCATTATGCTAAGCTATAATATGATCTCTTTGATTTAGGATGTTGTGTGAGTTCAGTATATTCATGCCTTTTAAATGGTTAAAATAAACAAAGTTTAGAAAGCTTGTTAAATCACTACATGAGAAATATATGAATTTTAAAATGGCCAGGAAGTTCAAGCAGGCCTTtcatacactgcttaaaaaataaagggaacacttaaacaacacaatataactccaagtaaatcaaacttctgtgaaatcaaactgtccacttgggaagcaacactgattgacaatcaatttcaattgctgttgtgcacattcaactttgtacagaacaaagtattcaatgagaatatttcattcattcagatctaggatgtggtatttgagtgttccctttatttttttgagcagtatattagaaTGCTCCCCAGAAAGTCTCCTGAAATATAGGAAAAAAAATTGTGGTTGCTTTCATATTGACGTAGTGATTCTTGCTTCTTCTTTTAGAAGCAACGGGAGAGAATTCTTCATTAGGAAAGTGATAATAATCACATTAAGGGAAATCCTTCTttgtcttattcttatttatttgtcatagttTCAATGAAATCCACAAATTCCACACTCAGATACTTCGAGTGAAAGACCGTGATGAGTTCCCCATGGTCCTAGTGGGCAATAAGACTGATCTGGATCTTTATCGACAGGTGAGTAGAGGTGTTCACTGAGTATTGTGTTTTAATCTCATTTCAATGAGATCATTTCCATCTCATTTCAATTTagcctatgtcagtgatggcaaaccttttttcccttgggtgccaaaagattgTGTGcttatgctattgtgcatgtgtgagtgcccacacccataattcagtgcctggggagggtgaaaacagctaccCCAGCCCGTCTGCAGGCCGGAAATggtctctttcccaacttctgatgggcccagtaggctcgtgtttcaccctccccagactccaaatgcTTTCATGGatctggggaagggtaaaaaggccctccccatccccctggaggctctctggaagccaaaaacaccctcccagagcatctgtgcaagtcaaaaatcagctggccaccacccacatacacattggagctgagctagggcaacggcttgcatgccagaagATATACTGTAGTgtagtactgtaggccactgaagctgactgtagatctgaaggtcagtggttcaaatctcatcaccggctcaaggttgactcagccttccatccttccgaggtgggtaaaatgaggacctggattgtgggggcaatatgctggctctgttaaaaagtgctattgctaacatgttgtaagctgccctgagtctaaggagaagggcggcataaaaattgaatgaatgaatgaatgaatgaatgaataaataaggctccgtgtgccacctgtggcacccgtgccataggttcaccaccactgtatGCATCTGGTATCAATTTAAAGCCATTGATCCTGTCATCAATTTTCATAGTTTGGACTGCCCCGACCCATTGCATCAAATACACACATATCTGATTCTCCTTGATTAAGCAGAATCTGGGCTTCCTAATCAATGAAAACAAAAGCATTGTTCTTGCATTGCCAAAGTATATTGGCAccaaaggagagagaggagaccaTCTAGGTATTAGTTCTATCAGTTTTGTCATACCAGGCACCCAAACCTTATGATCCTCATCAATCTCCAGGCCAGAGGATTGCCTGGACTGAGTGGGTAATATTAATACCCTATGTATGCTTTTGCCTCTGACTCCACCAATAGATACGTCTCTTCCCTTTCAGGAATGTAATAGCTCAATCTCCAAAATCTTGGCATTGCTAGAAAAAATGAGGAGCTCCAGATTTGTGTAATGTTTGGGCTAATCTGTTGAGTGTTTTttctttagattagattattattagagttggaagggaccgagtctgcggagaggggtggcatacaaatctaatatattattattattattgtt
This genomic interval carries:
- the RRAS gene encoding ras-related protein R-Ras, with translation MNPSEGAAPLEKYKLVVVGGGGVGKSALTIQFIQSYFVSDYDPTIEDSYTKICNIDGISTRLDILDTAGQEEFGAMREQYMRTGEGFLLVYAVNDRGSFNEIHKFHTQILRVKDRDEFPMVLVGNKTDLDLYRQVTEEEALYFARENRIPYMEASAKVRFNVDESFHELVRAIRRFHELESPPAPAFHPKKKDRKRCPCSIL